The Coraliomargarita sinensis DNA segment TTGATGCCTTGTTGGCGGCATGCGGCGTTGATACGTACGATCCAGAGTTGACGGAACTCGGACTTCTTTTTGCGGCGGTCGCGGTAAGCGTAAACTTCAGCGCGATCGACGGCGTCTTTCGCGTAGCGGAAGAGGCGGGATTTATTTCCGAAATAGCCTCTGGCTTTTTTCAGAACTTTTTTGCGACGTGCGAGGGTC contains these protein-coding regions:
- the rplT gene encoding 50S ribosomal protein L20; the encoded protein is MPRATNGPATLARRKKVLKKARGYFGNKSRLFRYAKDAVDRAEVYAYRDRRKKKSEFRQLWIVRINAACRQQGINYSRFMRGMKAAGIEMDRKQLSELAIHDEAAFSALVEKAKEANAA